One Thauera sp. K11 DNA window includes the following coding sequences:
- a CDS encoding RHS repeat-associated core domain-containing protein — protein MQRDGKAVETRFTYYENGRAMSQTNALGEGEFLDYDLFRRSTRVTDPRGGVRQYDYDENGRMTKLVEADGAILNFENQADAIRSAKVDALGYATRYSYRLDRAFTGTSDAYGNVTREQDALGRTIDYGYGPLDQVATVKDPRGTVTTTTFGTATSGCDHAGRPKETRISTLAGSGNVLLASQCWNGDATLAHRRQYLDGTRYVETRLSYTDNGLNVSQQQTVGMPSGATVTRTYTYDALGRKRTETLKRRTSPTNATLLDLTTRYDYDALDRVVKATDPLGNEVINSFDANGQLWKIAHRYKRPDGSFDVRDVATRTFDAADRVKTETDAAGHATTYAYDAAGNVVAVTDAEGHTARVEYDAMNRKAAVEDATGYRTETAYNQRGDAIALTNANTETVVFEFDALGRKTAAVDARGYRSEFQYDAAGNLVCTTDANAQAGLQPKNSHGCTEFRQYDELNRVTRIVDALGGETAFTYDLAGHRLAVTDAANKTWAFAYDDLGRLAAETDHAGKSLAYKADEAGNVYEKTNRLAEVTRYSFDTGNRLTRVDYLKDGSAETFAYDAAGNRSAAANGAVSYTFQYDVLNRPTAKLDSRGRSLSFTYDAAGNLLTKTTYQGSTTHYVYNAANRLVMLRNPDYTQVDYQYDPAGRMLSRVTANGARSTYQYEANGTLTRETQYDAANTLVSDTTYTRDRVGHILTRNDGAGTTTYAYDARYRLKTADYPGATNDEAFTYDAVGNRLTHTRGSLAPNANTRYYGYTAGTNRLLDIRIGGTGGTVESSFVHDHEGRLTSQTGAGAKALTWDAKGRLKTAGAESYTYDPMDYRIGRSGGSLGSRSYFLEGEHLESVERGGELVERYFRGAGTDELVAGFLKDGEGKTKPYLFHHDALTNTTAVTGHNGGTIQHIAYGAFGNVITNSGSSPNRLKYTGREDDGTGLYYYRARYYDPGRGRFISEDPLGFAAGDVNFYAYVGNNPVNYTDPSGEVAVVGMIYGGIAGGVGGAISGYASEGWSGAAKGFGTGFVVGAGVGAVTPWLSHQVGATAATLLVGGASSAAGQLSGNVVTGQTPGTNFSWGAVAGSATGNVLASVPAKLVGNAAATSVGTSVTWGSRSLTIVTPTVQHTGSTFRALTEGAIGGTFEAGGQAIENMLFPTPPAGDASSGSQTLQSFQQLSASQGAAGGFLLYPNKSNTNMMQSVYVK, from the coding sequence TTGCAGCGCGATGGCAAGGCCGTCGAAACGCGTTTCACCTACTACGAGAACGGCCGCGCGATGAGCCAGACCAACGCGCTGGGCGAAGGCGAGTTCCTCGACTACGACCTCTTCCGCCGCAGTACGCGGGTGACCGATCCGCGCGGCGGCGTGCGCCAGTACGACTACGATGAGAACGGCCGGATGACCAAGCTCGTCGAGGCCGACGGCGCGATCCTCAACTTCGAGAACCAGGCCGACGCCATTCGCAGCGCGAAGGTCGATGCGCTGGGCTACGCGACCCGCTACAGCTACCGGCTGGATCGCGCCTTCACCGGCACGTCCGATGCCTACGGCAACGTCACCCGCGAGCAGGACGCGCTCGGGCGCACCATCGACTACGGCTACGGCCCGCTCGACCAGGTCGCCACGGTCAAGGACCCGCGCGGCACGGTCACGACGACGACCTTCGGCACGGCGACCAGCGGCTGCGACCATGCCGGACGCCCGAAGGAGACCCGCATCAGCACCCTGGCGGGATCGGGCAATGTGCTGCTCGCGAGCCAGTGCTGGAACGGCGATGCCACGCTCGCCCACCGCCGCCAATACCTGGACGGCACGCGCTACGTCGAGACGCGGCTCAGCTACACCGACAACGGACTGAACGTGAGCCAGCAGCAGACGGTCGGCATGCCGTCGGGCGCCACGGTCACCCGCACCTACACCTACGATGCGCTGGGCCGCAAGAGAACCGAGACCCTCAAGCGCCGCACGAGCCCGACCAATGCGACGCTCCTCGACCTGACCACCCGCTACGACTACGACGCGCTCGACCGCGTCGTCAAGGCGACCGATCCGCTGGGCAACGAAGTCATCAACAGCTTCGACGCCAACGGCCAGCTCTGGAAGATCGCGCACCGCTACAAGCGCCCTGACGGCAGTTTCGACGTGCGCGACGTGGCCACCCGGACGTTCGATGCCGCCGACCGGGTCAAGACCGAGACCGACGCCGCAGGGCATGCGACCACCTACGCCTACGACGCGGCAGGCAACGTGGTGGCGGTGACCGATGCCGAGGGCCACACCGCGCGTGTCGAATACGACGCGATGAACCGGAAGGCGGCGGTGGAGGACGCCACCGGCTACCGCACCGAGACCGCCTACAACCAGCGCGGCGACGCGATCGCCCTCACGAACGCGAACACCGAGACCGTGGTCTTCGAGTTCGACGCGCTGGGCCGCAAGACCGCCGCAGTGGACGCCAGGGGCTATCGCAGCGAGTTCCAGTACGACGCGGCGGGCAACCTCGTCTGCACCACTGACGCCAACGCCCAGGCCGGGCTGCAGCCCAAGAACAGCCACGGCTGCACGGAATTCCGCCAGTACGACGAACTGAACCGCGTGACCCGGATCGTCGATGCGCTGGGCGGCGAAACGGCCTTCACCTATGACCTCGCGGGCCACCGCCTGGCGGTGACCGATGCCGCGAACAAGACCTGGGCCTTCGCCTACGATGACCTGGGCCGTCTCGCCGCGGAGACGGATCATGCCGGCAAGAGCCTTGCCTACAAGGCGGACGAAGCGGGCAACGTCTATGAGAAGACCAACCGCCTCGCCGAGGTCACCCGCTACAGCTTCGACACGGGCAACCGCCTCACTCGAGTGGACTACCTCAAGGACGGCAGCGCGGAGACCTTCGCCTACGATGCGGCGGGCAACCGCAGCGCCGCGGCCAACGGGGCGGTGAGCTACACCTTCCAGTACGACGTGCTCAACCGGCCCACCGCCAAGCTCGACAGCCGCGGCCGCAGCCTGAGCTTCACCTACGACGCGGCGGGCAACCTCCTCACCAAGACGACCTACCAGGGCAGCACGACGCACTACGTCTACAACGCCGCCAACCGGCTGGTGATGCTCCGCAACCCCGACTACACCCAGGTCGACTACCAGTACGATCCGGCCGGGCGGATGCTCTCGCGCGTCACCGCCAACGGCGCGCGCAGCACCTACCAGTACGAAGCCAACGGCACGCTCACCCGCGAAACCCAGTACGACGCGGCCAACACCCTGGTCTCCGACACCACCTACACGCGCGACCGGGTGGGCCACATCCTCACCCGGAACGACGGCGCGGGCACGACGACCTACGCCTACGATGCACGCTACCGCCTGAAAACGGCTGACTACCCGGGTGCGACGAACGACGAAGCGTTTACCTACGACGCGGTCGGCAACCGGCTCACGCACACCAGGGGCAGCCTCGCGCCGAACGCGAACACGCGTTACTACGGCTATACGGCGGGCACCAACCGGCTGCTCGATATCCGCATCGGCGGTACGGGCGGCACGGTGGAATCCAGCTTTGTGCATGACCATGAAGGGCGGCTCACCAGCCAGACCGGAGCCGGCGCGAAGGCGCTGACGTGGGATGCCAAGGGCCGGCTGAAGACGGCAGGAGCGGAGTCCTACACCTACGATCCGATGGACTACCGCATCGGGCGCAGCGGCGGGAGCCTCGGCAGCCGCAGCTATTTCCTCGAAGGCGAGCATCTGGAATCGGTCGAGCGCGGCGGCGAACTGGTCGAACGCTACTTCCGGGGCGCCGGTACTGACGAACTGGTCGCCGGTTTCCTCAAGGACGGCGAGGGCAAGACGAAGCCCTACCTCTTTCACCACGATGCGCTGACCAACACCACGGCGGTGACGGGGCACAACGGCGGCACGATCCAGCACATCGCCTACGGCGCCTTCGGCAACGTGATCACGAACTCGGGGAGCAGTCCGAACCGGTTGAAATATACGGGGCGCGAGGATGATGGAACGGGGCTGTATTATTACCGAGCGCGCTACTACGATCCTGGCAGAGGGCGATTCATCTCCGAAGACCCGCTTGGGTTCGCGGCGGGGGATGTCAATTTCTATGCCTATGTGGGAAACAACCCGGTCAACTACACAGACCCCAGCGGGGAGGTCGCTGTAGTTGGCATGATCTACGGTGGAATTGCTGGCGGTGTTGGTGGGGCAATCAGCGGCTATGCGTCTGAAGGCTGGTCGGGGGCAGCGAAGGGGTTCGGCACAGGTTTTGTTGTTGGTGCGGGCGTTGGTGCAGTTACTCCCTGGCTTTCGCATCAAGTAGGGGCGACCGCTGCTACGCTTCTGGTTGGCGGCGCTTCCAGCGCGGCGGGCCAATTGTCCGGAAACGTGGTGACGGGTCAGACACCAGGCACCAATTTCAGTTGGGGTGCTGTTGCTGGTTCCGCTACTGGCAATGTACTCGCCAGCGTTCCGGCCAAGCTCGTTGGCAACGCGGCAGCCACTTCGGTGGGTACCAGCGTGACTTGGGGTTCCCGCTCCCTGACCATTGTCACTCCGACTGTTCAGCATACGGGCAGCACCTTCCGGGCGCTCACGGAAGGGGCCATAGGCGGCACCTTCGAGGCGGGCGGACAGGCCATCGAGAACATGCTCTTCCCGACTCCGCCTGCCGGGGACGCATCAAGCGGTAGCCAGACCCTGCAAAGCTTCCAGCAGTTGAGCGCATCCCAGGGCGCGGCCGGCGGTTTCTTGCTCTATCCCAACAAGTCCAACACCAACATGATGCAGTCGGTTTATGTCAAGTAG